The sequence below is a genomic window from Pseudomonadota bacterium.
GACTCGCGCGGGGACGTCTGCGTCGACGCTCATGATCTCCGTGCCCTCGAGCAGCACCTTGCCGAGGTCGATCTCGCGCGACTTGCCCGAGGCGCGCAGCACGATCCGGGTCTCGACGAGGATCGGGATCCCGTCGGTGAGCTTGCGGAACACCTCGAGGGCCAGCGCGTCGCCCTCCTTGCCGGCGCCCTCGGCGCTCTGCAGCCAGAGGAGGCCGTCCTCGTCGCGCCGCGGGAACGGGACGTCGACGCCGTCCACGCGCACCGCGACCATCGCGGTCTCGCGGGGGATACGGATCCCCTCGGGCATCTCGCGCCAGTACACCGTCCCCTCGATCCGGGAGTCGCCGGCCGGCAGGGCCGCGTGCGGCAGGCCGTCGCGATCGAGCACCGGGATCGTCCGCCCGTTCAGCAGCACCTCCTGGGGCCAGTGCAGCGCGTCCCCGGGCAGCGGGTACAGGATCTCCCGGTCCGAGTGGACCCGCGCCACGAAGTCGCCGCCCTCGGCCGAGAGGTCGAGCTCCAGCGCGCCCGGCCAGACGCACACCGCGGCGCCGTCCACGGCCGGACAGGCGTAGTCCGGCTCGTCGTCCATGACCCACGGCACCCACGGCGCCAGATCCGGGGGCAGGGCGCTCGTCCGGAACGGGTCGGCGGCCGACGTCGCCGCGAACGCTAGCGCCGTGACGGCGCTCGCCAACGAGAGCAGAATGGTCGTTCTGCGTGGCATGGGGGCTCCTTCTTCGTTCGGTTGCAGGTCGGCGCCAGTATACGTTGGAAGTCAGCGCGACTCCACCCAGTGCGCGAACGCGGCGAGCGCGCGCGCGCGATGGCTCACGCGGAGCTTCTCCGCGGGGGGGATCTCGGCCAGCGAGATCTCGTACCCGTCGGGCAGGAAGATCGGGTCGTAGCCGAAGCCGTGCGTCCCGCGCGGGCCGGACGCGATGCGCCCGGGGAAGACCCCCTCGAACAGCCGGGGCGCCTCGCCCGGCGCGGCGTAGGCGATGGCGCAGCGGAAGCGGGCGCCCCTCGCGGAGGCCGGGACGTCGCGCAGCGCCTCGAGCAGGAGGCGGTTCCTCTCCGCGTCGTCGAGCCCGGGGCCGCCGTACCGCGCCGAGTGCACGCCGGGCGCGCCGCCGAGCGCGTCCACCTCGAGCCCGGAGTCGTCCGCGAGCGCCGCGACGCAGAGCGCCAGGGAGATCTCCGTCGCCTTCTTTGTCGCGTTCCCGGCGAAGCTGTCCGCGTCCTCCTCGATGTCGGGCGCCGACGGGAGATCGCGGAGCGACAGGACGTCGAAGCCCAGAAGGGCGAGCGCCGCGCGCAGCTCCGCGACCTTGCCCGCGTTCCTCGTCGCGATCACGAGCCGCGTCCGCATCCTGCGTCACCCGATCAGCGCGTCGAGGTCGACCCCGGCGCGCCCCAGCGCCTCGCGTTGCGCCGCGACGAGCGTGTCGATGGCGCCGAGGCCGAGCGCCACCATCTCCTCGAGCTGCCGCGGCTCGAAGGTCGCGCCCTCCGCCGTGGCCTGGATCTCGACGATCCGGCCGCGCCCGTCGCCCGCGATGTTGAGGTCCACGTCCGCCCGGGAATCGAGGTTGTAGTCGAGATCCACGATCGGCTTGCCGTCGACGATGCCCACCGAGACCGCCGCCAGCATCGACTTCAGGGGGAACAGCTTGATCTTGTTCTCGCGGCGCAAGCCGTCGAGCGCGATCGCGAGCGCCACGAAGCCGCCGGTCACCGAGGCGGTGCGCGTGCCGCCGTCCGCCTGGATCACGTCGCAGTCGATCGTGATGTTCCGCTCGCCCAGCCGGGCCGGCCAGATCGCGGCCCGCAGGCACCTGCCGATCAGGCGCTGGATCTCCTGGGAGCGGCTCGAGGGCCACCGCCCGAACTGCCCCTCGCGCAGGCTGCGCGTCGCGTTCGCACGCGGCAGCATCGAGTACTCGGCGGTCACCCAGCCGCGGCCCTTGCCTCGCATCCAGTCCTTCACCTTCTCCTCGACGCTCGCCGTGCAGATCACCCTGGTGTCGCCGATCTCGATGAGCGCCGAGCCCTCCGGGTGCTTGAGGTAGTTCGGCGCGATCCGCACGCCGCGCACGGCGCTCGTGTCGCGTTGTCCGACGGGGTTCATGGGGTCCTTCCTTCGGGGAGGGTGATGGCGAAGCGGCTCCCGCCCCCCGGGTTCTCCTCGTGCCGGACGTCGCCGCCGTGCGCGAGGCAGATCGGGCGCACCATGGACAGGCCGAGCCCGGTGCCGCCGCTCTTGGTCGTGTAGAAGCTGTCGAAGATCTGCGGCGCGACGTCCGCCGGGATGCCGGGGCCGTCGTCCGCCACCGCGAGCCCGACGCCGCGGGCGTCGGACCAGGTGGACACCTGCACGTGCCCGCCGTCGGGCAGCGCCTCCCGCGCGTTGCGCAGCAGGTTGACGAGCGCCTGCCGGATCTGGCCGCGATCGAAGAGGGCGGGGCGCATCTCGGCCGCGAGCCGCGCGGTCACCTCGACGCGGGCCTCCGAAAGCTCCGAGCCCATGAACTCGAGCGCGGACTCGACGGTCCGGTTCAGATCGGCGAGCTCGAGCTCCGGGGAGGGGAGCCGCGCGAACCGGAGGTACGACTCCGTGATCCCGGTGAGGCGCTCGATCTCGTCCTGCATGGCGCGCAGGAGGGCGCGCGCCTCGGGGCGGTCCGGCGAGGCCTCGAGCTCGTCCTCGAGCAGCTCGGCGTTCAGGCCGAGGGAGGAGAGCGGGTTGCGGATCTCGTGCGTCACCTGGGCCGCCATCTTGCCCGCGGTCGCGAGCCGCTCCGAGCGCACGAGCCGCTCGCCGCGGTCCGCGAGCGCCCGCGTCATGCGGTTGAACGACGTCGCGAGCGCGCCGATCTCGTCGTTGCGCGACACCTCGATCTGGGTGCGGAGGTCGCCCTTCGCGACCTCGAAGACGGCGGACTGGAGCCGGCGGAGCGGCTGCAGGGAGCGCCGCACCGAGAAGATCATCGCCGCGCCGACGAGCAGGGCCACCAGCGTCATGGCCGCGAGGCCGAGAGCGGCCCGGTTCCCGTCGCGCGCCGCGCTCTCGCTGAGCTGCGTGATGTGGCGCTTGAGCTCCGCCTCGATGCCGCCGAGGACGCTGTCGAGCAGCCGCTCCGCGCGCTTCAGATCCTCGATCCGTCTGATCGCCTCGGCGGCGTGCCCGGAGTCCATCTCCGCGTAGGCCTGCTGGAACTTGAGCTCGTTCTGCCGGTACCGCTTCTCGACCTCGCGCAGCCGCCCCCCCATCTCCACCAGGAACGCGCGCTCGTCGTCGGGGATGTCCTCGCTCGCCGCCGTTCGCCGCGCGAGGCCCGCGAGCTTGCGCAGCGTCGCCGGCCGGAAGCGCCGCGCCGCGTCGATCCAGGCCCTGGCCGCGTGCTGCTCCGAGGCGTCGGCCATCCGGTCCATCAGCGTGTTGAAGACGAGCTGCGTCGCGCGGATGTCCGAGGTCCCCAGGGTGAGGGGGAGGTAGGCCGTATTAATGAGGGACAGCTCCGACACGGTCTGCCGGTAGAGCGCGATGCCGCCCGCGAGCAGCGCCGCGAACGCGACGACGACGACGGCGAACGCCGCGATGACGCGCCGCGACACCGAGCTCCTCGGCTTCTCGACCTCGAGCTCTCCAAGGTGCGCGGTCTCGTTCATGGCCGGCGTCACTCCGGGATGGGGACGCCGTGCGCGAGGCACTCGGCGCGGTGGCGCTCGATCCCCCGCAGGAACGCCTCGACGAGATCCGGATCGAACTGCGAGCCGGCGCAGCGCCGGAGCTCGGAGACGGCGACGTCGTGCTCCATCGCCCGTCTGTACGCGCGGCTCGAGGTCATGGCGTCGTACGCGTCCGAGATCGAGAGGATCCGCGCGATCTTGGGGATCTCCTCCCCCTTGAGCTTGAGCGGGTAGCCGGCGCCGTCCCAGCGCTCGTGGTGCAGGTGCACGCCGGGGATCAGCGGCTGCAGGAACGTGATCGGCTCGAGGATCTCCCGCCCGAACGTGGGGTGCAGCTTGAAGATCTCGTACTCCTCGTCGGTGAGCTTGCCCGGCTTGTTGAGGTTCGCGTGGCACCCGAGCTTGCCGATGTCGTGCAGCATGCCCGCCTGCGTGATCAGCTCGACCTGCTCGGGCGTCTCGCCGAGCGCGACCGCGGTGACGCGCGCGTACACGGTGACGCGGTCGGAGTGTCCGGCCGTGTACTTGTCCATCGCCTCGATGGCGCGCGCCAGCCCCTGGATCGTCTGCCGGAAGGTCTGCTGCAGGTTGT
It includes:
- the rdgB gene encoding RdgB/HAM1 family non-canonical purine NTP pyrophosphatase; the encoded protein is MRTRLVIATRNAGKVAELRAALALLGFDVLSLRDLPSAPDIEEDADSFAGNATKKATEISLALCVAALADDSGLEVDALGGAPGVHSARYGGPGLDDAERNRLLLEALRDVPASARGARFRCAIAYAAPGEAPRLFEGVFPGRIASGPRGTHGFGYDPIFLPDGYEISLAEIPPAEKLRVSHRARALAAFAHWVESR
- the rph gene encoding ribonuclease PH, coding for MNPVGQRDTSAVRGVRIAPNYLKHPEGSALIEIGDTRVICTASVEEKVKDWMRGKGRGWVTAEYSMLPRANATRSLREGQFGRWPSSRSQEIQRLIGRCLRAAIWPARLGERNITIDCDVIQADGGTRTASVTGGFVALAIALDGLRRENKIKLFPLKSMLAAVSVGIVDGKPIVDLDYNLDSRADVDLNIAGDGRGRIVEIQATAEGATFEPRQLEEMVALGLGAIDTLVAAQREALGRAGVDLDALIG
- a CDS encoding ATP-binding protein — protein: MNETAHLGELEVEKPRSSVSRRVIAAFAVVVVAFAALLAGGIALYRQTVSELSLINTAYLPLTLGTSDIRATQLVFNTLMDRMADASEQHAARAWIDAARRFRPATLRKLAGLARRTAASEDIPDDERAFLVEMGGRLREVEKRYRQNELKFQQAYAEMDSGHAAEAIRRIEDLKRAERLLDSVLGGIEAELKRHITQLSESAARDGNRAALGLAAMTLVALLVGAAMIFSVRRSLQPLRRLQSAVFEVAKGDLRTQIEVSRNDEIGALATSFNRMTRALADRGERLVRSERLATAGKMAAQVTHEIRNPLSSLGLNAELLEDELEASPDRPEARALLRAMQDEIERLTGITESYLRFARLPSPELELADLNRTVESALEFMGSELSEARVEVTARLAAEMRPALFDRGQIRQALVNLLRNAREALPDGGHVQVSTWSDARGVGLAVADDGPGIPADVAPQIFDSFYTTKSGGTGLGLSMVRPICLAHGGDVRHEENPGGGSRFAITLPEGRTP